A window from Musa acuminata AAA Group cultivar baxijiao chromosome BXJ3-10, Cavendish_Baxijiao_AAA, whole genome shotgun sequence encodes these proteins:
- the LOC104000982 gene encoding protein phosphatase 2C 51-like: MEGTPPSNTNTSNHHRRCRDRRSRPQNLNPHKRIREEGESSGSACSISPAAPPVRQPSEDDGGGETEAEGAADGFVILLAEPVPSRRVRDAHCPSHGSVSLVGRRRNMEDAVVEVTGFAAGGYGYFAVYDGHGGVTVAQACRDRLHVAVAEEVGRRRAAGEGEGVDMWRRALVAGFARVDAEVMGETRQLRQGMVGSTAVVAVVAEKWIIVANCGDSRAVLSRGGVAVPLSIDHKPDRPDERGRVEALGGRILCWDCPRVLGVLATSRSFGDYLLKPYVSSDPEFMVTDRSEEDEFLVLASDGLWDVISSEMACRVIRKCMASPTGNNYPSGIAGSAARDAAAVLARLAISRGSFDNVSVVVVELRTSRVAVATE, from the exons ATGGAGGGGACTCCCCCCAGCAACACCAACACAAgcaaccaccaccgccgctgccgggACCGCCGCTCCCGTCCCCAGAACCTTAACCCCCATAAGCGCATCCGCGAAGAGGGCGAGAGCTCTGGTTCCGCCTGCAGCATCTCCCCTGCGGCCCCCCCCGTCCGCCAGCCCTCCGAGGACGACGGCGGCGGGGAGACTGAGGCAGAGGGCGCGGCCGACGGCTTCGTGATCCTCCTCGCCGAGCCCGTGCCGTCGAGGCGCGTGCGGGACGCGCACTGCCCGTCGCACGGATCTGTATCCCTAGTGGGAAGGCGGAGGAACATGGAGGACGCAGTGGTCGAGGTGACGGGGTTCGCGGCGGGCGGGTACGGATACTTCGCGGTGTACGATGGGCACGGAGGAGTAACAGTAGCGCAGGCGTGCCGAGACAGGCTGCACGTGGCGGTCGCAGAAGAGGTGGGGCGGCGGAGGGCagcgggggagggggagggggtggaCATGTGGAGGCGGGCGTTGGTAGCGGGGTTCGCGCGGGTGGATGCGGAGGTGATGGGGGAGACAAGGCAGCTGCGACAGGGGATGGTGGGGTCGACagcggtggtggcggtggtggcggaGAAGTGGATAATAGTGGCCAACTGCGGTGACTCCAGGGCTGTGCTCTCACGTGGCGGAGTGGCCGTGCCCCTCTCCATCGATCACAAG CCTGACAGGCCAGATGAGCGAGGAAGAGTGGAAGCTCTAGGAGGGAGAATCCTTTGTTGGGACTGTCCTCGTGTCTTAGGAGTACTGGCCACTTCTAGGTCCTTTG GAGACTACCTTCTCAAGCCATATGTCAGCTCGGACCCTGAATTTATGGTGACTGATCGATCGGAGGAAGATGAGTTCCTCGTTCTGGCAAGCGATGGATTATGGGATGTAATATCAAGTGAGATGGCATGCAGAGTGATAAGAAAATGCATGGCGAGTCCAACAGGCAACAATTATCCAAGTGGAATTGCTGGTTCTGCTGCCCGAGACGCAGCTGCTGTGTTGGCCAGGCTTGCAATTTCTCGAGGCAGCTTTGACAACGTTAGTGTGGTGGTGGTGGAGCTGAGGACTTCCAGGGTGGCTGTGGCCACTGAATAA